The sequence TAAAAATGAGCAACAGCGAAAAGAAAACAGACGTTATCTTAATTGGTGCCGGAATCATGAGTGCAACTTTAGGGACAATGCTGAAAGAATTGGTACCGGAATGGAACATTAAAGTGTTTGAGAAGCTTGCAGGCGCAGGCGAAGAAAGCTCTAACGAATGGAACAATGCGGGAACGGGGCATGCGGCACTGTGTGAGCTTAACTATACTAGTGAAAAACCAGATGGATCTGTAGATATTAGCAAAGCGATAAACATAAATGAACAGTTTCAGGTTTCCATGCAGTTTTGGTCGTATCTTGTAAACCGTCAGCTGATACATAATCCACAGGACTTTATCATGTCATTGCCTCATATGAGTATGGTACAAGGGGAAGAAAATATAACGTTTTTAAAGAAACGTTTTGAAGCAATGTCAAACAACCCTTTATTTGAGGGGATGGAGTTTTCCAAAGACCCGGAAAAGCTGATGGAATGGATTCCACTTATTATGCAAGGTCGTCCAGCGAATGAAGCGATAGCGGCAACCAAAATCGATTCTGGAACAGATGTTAACTTTGGTGCTTTAACGCGTATGTTATTTGATCACCTAAAGACTAAAAATGTTGATATGAATTACAAGCATAGTGTGGATGGTATAAAACGTACGGATGACGGTTCGTGGGAAGTGAAAGTGAAGAATGTCGATAGTGGTGCTGTAGAAAAACATACTGCGAAATTCGTCTTTATTGGAGGCGGAGGTGGAAGTCTACATTTACTGCAAAAAACCGGTATTCCTGAAAGTAAACATATCGGCGGATTCCCAGTGAGTGGGATATTTATGGTGTGTAATAATCCTGAAGTTGTGGAGAAGCATCATGCAAAAGTATATGGAAAAGCCGCGGTTGGTGCTCCACCAATGTCTGTTCCGCATTTGGATACACGGTTTATCGACAATAAAAAATCATTGCTATTCGGACCATTTGCCGGCTTCTCACCGAAATTTTTGAAAACGGGCTCCATGCTCGATTTAATCACTTCTGTCAAACCGAATAATGTCTTGACGATGTTAGCAGCTGGTGCAAAGGAAATGTCATTGACAAAGTACTTAATCCAGCAGGTGATGTTATCAAAGGAACAGCGTATGAAAGAGCTACGGGAGTTTATCCCGAATGCTAAAATCGACGAGTGGGATTTTGTGGTAGCTGGTCAACGTGTGCAAGTAATTAAAGACACGGAGGCGGGCGGTAAAGGAACGCTTCAATTTGGTACGGAAGTAGTCACTGCCGAAGATGGTTCTGTTGCAGCGTTACTGGGTGCTTCTCCAGGGGCTTCGACTGCCGTTCACGTTATGTTTGAAGTCATTAAAAAATGCTTCCCACAACATATGACAGAGTGGGAACCGAAACTGAAGGAAATGGTACCTTCTTATGGTCTGTCACTCATGGACAACCCCGAGTTGTTACGAGAAGTTCATGCTTCAACGGCGAAGGTACTTGGTTTGAGTGAAGATTTACCCGAGTCTAGTAGTTCAGTGGAGATAGAAGTAGAAGAAGTGTAAGTAAATAAAAGCAAGCATAGATGGCTGACATTCAGCTTTCTATGCTTGCTTTTTGTAACTTGTTAAATAAATATTCACAACTATTTTATATATGCTACACTGAAGTGAAAAAGCTATCCAAAAAGAGGTGTCAAATTATGACTTCACAATTGACGGCTTATATTACGCTTGTTGTTACATCAGGGATACTTAATTTATATTTATGCTTGTATGTATTTGTCAGGCGTCATAACTATACTAATATAGCTAATATTTTTATTCTGTATACTTCGTCCATCACGATTTATTGTTTTGCATCTGCTCTTGGACTAATGGCTATGACACTGGAGCAAATTAAGTTTTGGACAGTTATTCTATATATTGGCTTACCATTTGCTCCACCTCTTGGGCTGTTATTTATAATGAAGTATTTGGGAATTAAACTAACGAAAAAAAGGTATGTGGCTCTTTTTATAATTCCCATTGTTAGTTTAGTAATGGTTGCTACGAATGATTGGCATCATTTTTATTATAGAGTGTTTGAAATTGATCCGATTTTGGGGGCTCCCTACGTTCATCAGGAGATTGGCATGTGGTATATGATTTATGGTGCTTTCATATTTTCCTGCATGTTCGTAGCTTTTTTACTAGTACTTTCTCGTTGGAGAGAAACAGCTAAGGTTTATCGTCTGCAATTATTTGCGTTGATGTGTAGCCAACTACTTCCTATGCTAACAGCTTTTCTTTATTTAATCGGATTTACACCTCCAGGCATCGATCCAGTGCCTATGGTTTTATGGCTTTCTTCGCTGTTATATTTATGGTCTATTAACTCATCACGTATGTTTATGATTATGCCAGTTGCTAAAGACACGATATTTAATAGTATTAATGATGGTGTGATTGTGTTGGATGAATCTTATCGGTTAATTGAGTATAACCAGGTGTGTGTAAGAATGTTTCCCGGGTTACATAAATCGATGTTTGGCATGGATTTTGATAAGGTTTGGTTTGCACTAGTGGGAGACTCATTTCCTTCTGAATTCGAGACTGCTGCATTCATTTGGGAAATGCAAGTAGATGTCGATGATTCGAAGCGTATCTATCAGGTTCGAACGTCTTTATTGCAACATACTCATGATCGTAAAGGTCTATTACTTATTTTTACTGATATTACAGAGTTAAAAAGGCTGCAAGTGAAATTGGAGCAGCAAGCTTATTATGATGAGCTGACACAAATCTTAAATCGTCGGGCATTTTTTCAGCAAACTGAGCAAGACTTTGCCGCGGCAAAGAAGACCTCATCACCATTAACCGTTATTTTAATCGATATTGATTTTTTTAAAAAAGTGAATGATACTTATGGTCATGATGTTGGTGATCAAATGCTTAGGCATGTAGTGAAAGTTTGCCAAACGCAATTGGAAGAAGGCATCCTATTTGCTCGATATGGCGGTGAGGAATTCGTTCTCGCACTTAATGGAAGTACGGCACTTGAGGGTGAAGCGTTGGCTAATCAGCTGCGGAGGCATGTAGAAGCACAGCCCCTCATTACTGCTGAAGGAGCTATTTCCGTTACGTTAAGTAGTGGAGTGGCTGAGGCAACACAGGAGACAGAGGAAACACTACATCAGCTTTTGAATAAAGCTGATATAGCTTTATATGCCGCAAAACGAGAAGGACGTAACCGGGTATGTGTCTATACAGAGACACAAAAAGTGCTTTATAATTAGTTCATTAGGGAAAGTAAGGATAAGTGGTACAACAACGAAAAAGTCGATAAAATAGAATATGTGTTCTGTTTTTGGTGAAAATAATATATTGAGTATTAATGGTGAAAAAATTACCGAAGGGAGTGAAATCATGATTACAAAAATTGGTCAAATTATGCTATATGTCAATAACCAGGACGAGACAGTGAAGTTTTGGACAGAGACAGTGGGATTTAGCGTTATTTCAGAAGAGGATAATGGCCAGGGCATGAGATGGATTGAGATTGCACCAACAAAGGATTCGGAAACGACAATTATCCTTCATAACAAAGAACTCATTGCAAAAATGCAACCGGAATTAAACCTTCAAACGCCTTCCTTGCTGCTGTTCTCGGATAACTTGGATGCATTGTACAAGGATTTATCGGATAAGCAGGTCACGGTCGGGGAGCTAGTCACGATGCCTTCAGGTAGAGTATTTAACTTTGCAGATAATGAAGGAAATTACTTTGCGGTTTTAGAGAAAAAGTAAATACAATCAAATAAAAGTGCCAGGTACTCACCAAACTTTGAATGATTTGAGTATCCGGCACTTTTTGAAATGAAACTAAGTGGGGGGCTTACAATGCATAAATTAGATTACAAATCACCAATTGGTGTAATAGAAATAGTGGGTTCAAAGGAAGCTGTTAGTTCAATTCTGTTCGTTGAGCGAGACGGGGTCGTCAATGTGGTAGGGGACGAAACAAGCAAAGTTGTAGTAGATTGCTTTAATCAACTGGACGAATATTTTAAAGGTGAGCGTCATGTATTTACATTCCCTTATCACTTTGAAGGTACAGAATTTCAAAAAACGGTCTGGGACGCTTTGACAACAATTCCCTACGCTGAAACAGGGTCCTATAAAGATATTGCTGTTTCCATTAACAATGAAAAAGCTGTCAGAGCAGTGGGAACTGCCAATGGTAAAAATAAATTAAGTATCGTCATTCCTTGTCACCGCATTATCGGCGCAGACGGAAAGTTGACGGGTTATGCAGGTGGCTTGTGGAGGAAGGAATGGCTGCTTGAGCACGAGAGGACTTTTAAAAAGGATAATTGAAATTAGCGGAAAGGGGATTTAACATGACTGATATTGATAACTCAACTTTCGCAGGGCGAAATCGGCAAATAAGCCTTGATGTAACTAGGTAAACCAGCCATCCATTGCTGTAGTTGATTTTCGACTAGCTTTTTGAGTTTGGAATTGGTCTGTTTCAGGACATCTTGAAAAAGCTCGATCAATTGCTGTAAAGCCACAGCCCAATCTAGTTCATTGACTTCATCACATAATTCATAAAAAAGCCCACCTAATGTCCGTTCATCGGTGTTGCAGCGGTTTTGCCAAGCCAGTACGATATAGCGAGAAAATACAATCGTTGTATGGCTAATCAAGCTATCATATGAACGACCTTGAAACTCTTTTTGGAGTTTCAAAAGAGATTTAGTCGTCTTAAAAAACACCTCAATATCCCAGCGCATGCCGTAAATTCGCACAATTTCTTGTTCGGAAAGCGTACAGTCGGTACTGAGAATGGCGAGCCATTCGCTTTTCTTATTTCGATTTTGAATGAATATAATTTTTATAGGTGTCCCGTTCGACATGACACAATGAATGGAACGAAGGATGCTCTTTTTATCTTGAACGGGCTGCGCTAGATGATAAAGCTTCTTTAAATCAACCAGCTGACCCGCCACGGAATAGCGCTGTTTCGTTGCTTTTACCATGCCGATGACATCAATCCCTTGGTCAACAATTCCTTTGATAAGAGGTGGCATTGTAAACCAAGAATCCATCAAGACATAACTTGCGTCAATTCCACTCGAAAGCGCACGCTGAATCATAGCTGGAATTTGTTCAGGAGCCGTTTGTAACGCATTTACACGGCGTTTATAGCCAGATGTACGCTTATCGATATCCGCTTGAATTCCATTTATTTGAGAGTTTTTCGAGCTGAGTAAAGAAAAATCAACCGGCATAAACGTGTAGCCATCTGACCAGCCCAATGTAAGCATTCGGAAACCTTTGTAAAAACGCATTTTTGGTGAGGCGTGATCAAAACAGCGAGCGAGAAGCTCTACCTTTTTACTGCGATTTCGATCAAAAGATGAGTCATCAATAATAAACACCTTTGGACGAGTTTGGTCCGTGAGGTGTCCCACTTTTTGAATCGTAGAGGCACTGAAAGCTAGTAAAAACCGTCGCCAATTGAACGTGGATTGATTTAAGAATCGGTACACGGCATCTTTAGCTGGATAGCGCTCCGCTTTCTTTGATTCTAAAAGAGAAAACCAATTTCTATGTTGGAAAATCAAACAAAAGACAATTTGAAATAGGTATGAAGAGCTGAAACCCACTGACTTTTGAATGCCGGCATTACGCAAGTGTTTGAAAATCTCTAGCTCTGAGAAAACAGAGCGAAGTTCTTTAGGTAGTTGATTATTATCATGGTTATGATCTATCATATTAGTAGGCACCTCTTCTATGTGGTAGTGATTTCTCGATAATCTCACTATACCAAAAGAATGAGGTGTTTTTTTCATTTATGAAATTGTCAATGGACCTATTGATTAGGCCATAAAACTAGTTCAACCAACTGATCACACTGTTTTATTAGGTGCGAAAGTTGAGTTGATAAGTATAGTGAACAGACATTTGAGCGATACAAGTATATGAATGAATATGGTCAAGAAATTTGGTATGCGAGAGATCTAGCACAAGTTCTTCAATACAAGAGATATGATAAGTTCTTGAATGTTGTTGCAAAGGCGATTGAGGCTTGTAGTAATAGCCAACAAGATTCCGACGACCATTTTTCCCACGTGGGAAGAATGGTTGAAATCGGCTCTGGCGCAGAACGTGAAATTGAAGACATAGTGCTATCCCGCTATGCATGCTATCTTATCGTACAAAATGCCGATCCCAAAAAAGAAGTTGTTGCATTGGGACAAACCTATTTTGCCGTACAGACTCGTAAACAAGAATTACAAGATGAGTTTGCAAGACTCGATGAAGATAAAAAACGCTTAGCCATTCGGAATGAACTGAAGGAACATAATAAATCCTTAGCAGAAGCAGCCCAAAACGCTGGTGTGGAAACACCAATAGATTATGCCGTTTTTCAAAACCACGGCTATAAGGGTCTGTATGGTGGATTAGGGGCGAAAGAGATTCATCAACGAAAAGAGTTAAAGAAGAGCCATCAAATATTGGACTACATGGGTAGCACAGAGTTGGCGGCTAATCTATTCCGAGCGACACAAACGGATGAAAAACTGCGCCGTGATAATGTACAGGGAAAATCAGATGCGAACCAAACCCACTTTGAAGTGGGAAAAAAAGTCCGCCAAACAATCGAAGAATTGGGTGGAACAATGCCGGAGGACTTGCCGACCCCTAAGAAGGGCATTAAACAAATTGAAAAACTGGTACAAAAAAGACTTGGTGAATAAGAAGCATATCGAGTGAAACAGCAGGTGAGACACGGCTGGTAGGTGCTCACCTTTTTGACAAACAAAAATCTACTTCCCGTACTTTTTCATCAACCCTTCAATATGCCGTTTCACTTCAGGCCATTCTTCTTGTACAACACTATACATAACTGTATGCCGCACCTCTCCATTCGGTCGAATCATATGATTACGTAAAATCCCTTCTTTTGTGGCGCCAATTCGCTCGATGGCTTTTTGTGATCGGGTATTTTGGTGTCCTGTTTTAATTTGCACCCGTTGATATTGTAGTTGCTCAAAGCAGTAAGATAGCAGTAAATATTTGCATTCTGTATTGATGTTTGTACGCCAAACGGATGGATGTAGCCAGGTGTGTCCGAGCTCCAAACTTTTATGGGCAGTGGCAATATCAAAAAAACGTGTCGAACCAATTATTTCATTTGTTGCTCGAAGGACGATAACAAAAGGATATTCCGTTCCTGCTTCTCGATTTACGAGTGCCTGTTTAACATAGGCCTGTACGTCCTCTTTCGTTTGCAACGTCTGCGACATATGCGTCCAAATGCGTTTGTCCTGGCAGCTCGCGTATATGCCCTCTACATCGTCCTTAGTCATGAGCCGTAACAGTACATCATTTCCGATTAATTGAATAGTTTCCATAGTTCATCTCTCCTTTGTTTTATTACACATGAATTTTGATATGATAAGAAGTACCAAATTACATCAAAGTAACCATATCAAAGGAGTGTTTTTTGTGGAGCTAGCGTTCAATGGGAACGATCCATATTATCTTCAAATTTATAAACAAATTCGAGAAAAAATCATACAGCATCAGCTTCCTTTACATACAAAGTTACCATCCAAACGACAGCTTGCTAGAGATTTAGGTGTCAGTGTTCATACGGTTCAGGAAGCCTATGCTCAATTAGTGGCTGAAGGTTATATTGACAGTAAAGAGCGATCTGGTTACTTTGTTGCAGCTTATGACTATGAATTTCTCTCTCAGAAAGTGCAGCCAGTGCAAAGTGTGCCTTCTGAAGTGACTGACATTGAAATCGACTTCCATTCAGGCCATGTAGCGAAGGATGCTTTTCCTTTTAAAACGTGGAAAAGGTTACTAGGTCGGCATATAGGAGATGCCTCATTCGCTACAAGTCCTTGGCAGGGGGAATGGAGATTACGTCAAGAAATTGCTACATATGTTCAGCAATCCCGAGGTGTATTCTGTACACCACAACAAGTTTTTATCAGTAGCGGCACGCAAGTACAATTACAGATAATTTGTCAGTTTTTCCATGAAGTGCAGTCTGTTGCTATTGAAGATCCTGGGTTTATTCGTGCGAGAGCGGTTTTCGATCGGTACCATATTACTTACGAAGCGATTCCTGTTGATGAGTTCGGCGTGACAATTCCAAGTGGACCACATCAGTTACTCTACACAACGCCTGCGCATCAATTTCCACTTGGGATGATTTTACCGGTCCAAAGGAGGATTGAGTTAATTCAGTGGGCGCATCAAAACAATGCGTACATCATCGAGGATGATTATGACGGTGAATTTCGCTATAAGGGAAAGCCGATTCCGTCTCTTGCTGAGCTGGATCAAATGGAGCGTGTTATTTACTTTGGAACATTTTCAAAGACACTGATTCCTTCACTTCGTATGAGTTACTTTGTTTTGCCTATGAAGCTTGTGGAACCATTTGAGCAGCTATTTGCGCTTCAAAAATCAACAGTTTCTCGAATGGACCAACTTACCCTCGCGGATTTTATCGGAGAAGGGTATTGGAGGCGTCATCTCGATAAAATGAGGACGATTTATCGACAAAAGCAGAAGACAATTATCAAGGCTATTCATCATTATTTAACGCCTGATTATGAAGTGATTGGGGAGAACTCTGGTCTGCATATCGTGATAAAATTACCGGCAGATTTAACTGAAAAAGAAGCTATTGCATTGGCAAAAGCCAATCATATTGGTGTGTATCCAGTTTCAAATTCTTACGTCAATGCAAAACCTGACCATCTAGTGTTGCTCGGATATGGTGGGCTTTCACATGAGGAAATTGATTATGGTATTCAATTGCTTGCAGAGGTTTGGTGTGGAAAGTAGAAGGTAGAAGGTTCTTCCTGTAATACATATACGTCAAACAGGGATAAAAGGCTAATCAGCCAACTAATTATTATCATATAGTATGGATAGGGGGTGATAACAGTATGGAGAAATATAAAAAACGGAAAAGGATGGCGGAAATGACTAAAATTACTATATGTAGGAGTCAGACCATCTGCTGGCCAACAATAAAAATTAGTTCTTCTTGCATTGGAGTTCCTCCGATAAAGCCACCAGTAAATCCTTCCGAAATTACTATTATACCAACTGTAAAAAGATATTTTTATGTTGCATCGGCCAATATAGATTTAACGAATGGAACTACACTTCCCTCAACTCTATTTTATAACGATGATGGAAGTCCGACAACGGAATTTATGAACTTCAGCCCAAATGGATATGCTGATTTATACATCAACGCAGTCATCCAGGAGGGGGGGATGTATACAGTGAATACTAGTAACTTAACGATTAGCCCATCTAATTCGATCATTTATAGGGGAACACCAATTATTCTTGAGTTGCTGACATTCTCAGCCAGCCTGTATTCTTAAAAGTGATATAAGTTTTTTAGATGGACAGCCCTGTCATCCAATGGAAGTCTTGCATGTACTACAGTGTAGACGAAAGGAGGTGAATCGAATGGCGCTTTCACTTATTAATATTCACGTGAATGTTTCAGGTTCTTCGACACGATTTTTTAATGTATTGGCAGCACCCTTAGTTGTTGCAGATGCTACTACTGTCGCCGCGAGTACCTTTTTGGATGATAGCGGGACTGCAGCAACTGCTTTTCCAGTCGTTACGAATGGTTACTATAATCTCTATATAAACGGTGTGCTACAAGAGGGTGATTCGTATACCATTTCTGCCACGGAATTGACTTTTAATACGGTTACCGGCGATCTATCTGCTGGAACACCTTTGGTCGTAGAAGCCGTTGAGTTAGTGACAGTAACTTAACAGGAGCAGTGGGACAAGTACTCTGCCTTGTACAGGTGTTAGATATTTCTCTTCGATGAACCATCGGTACCTGGGGTAGCCATTTACCACAAGCCTAGTAGTAGCTAGACTTGTGGTAAGAGGTATCCGAACTTAGTGGCATAGCTATAATCAAACAAATAACCCCACCACAAGCGTATTATCATAAACCCCATGAATAAAGCTGTCCTTCATAATAAGTCCTTCCCTTTGTCATATATATCAGCTACTCTCTAGTGTAATTTCCCTTAGAGTAACATGTATTTCTACTAATATTTTCATCAAATTCATCATTTTTTTGATAATTTTGCTGAATAAGCAGGAAAAAAGTCGATACAATGCGAATCTATAATAAATGAGGCTAAAGAGGGGGGAGTGTTTGTGAAAATTGGAATTAGTGGCAAAGTCGTCACCGCAATGCTTATAGTTGTGTTGTCAACGATGTTGACAATTGCCTTTTACTCTCACTCCATGACAAAAGATATACTAATCGACCAAGTTGAACGAGAGCTCGCCATAAAAAATGACAATGTAAAAAATGCTGTTTCATCCGTGTTTGAACAAAAAGGTGAAGCCGTGCGACAACTGTCGTCTATTCCAGTCATCGAAAGCTTTATGAAGGCTAATGAAAAAAGAGAAAATGTTCGTTCTAATAAAGATTATGAATGGATTCAAAAGGCATTAGTGAGCGCAAAAGAAAAAAATGAAGACCTCCAGATGATTTGGCTCGCCCATACAAAGAATAGTTACTTCATTGCAAATCACGATTATGTTTCAGGTCCTACCTATTCCATCAAAGAACGTCTTTGGTATCAACAAGCTTCGGAAATGGAGGGACTTTCCTATTCTCCACTGTACCTGGACTATTTGACAAAAGAATTGACGATTAGTATCTCGCACCCGGTTACAATAGAAAATGAACGGATGGGTTATCTTGGTGTCTATATTCACTTAGATGCTCTAGCTGACTTGTTAGAACCATTCGAGACAGATGGACAAAAGTTAATTTTAGTTTCTAATCAAGGAGATATTTTATACGATCCTGAGAAGATGTGGTCAAGCTTTCAGGAGGCACAGCTAGAAGAAAAAGGACTATTACAACTTGAAAAAGATAAGACCACTTATTATGCTTCTGTTCGTCAGCTAGATGAGCTTGGCTGGAAAATAGGCGTCTATGTACCGGAAGACGTTATATTAAAACCTCTTGCCTCATATGAAAAATTGATTGTAATGGCTTGGACGATTACTATCATTATTTTGCTAGCAACACTTTCATTTGTTTTACACTATTTATTGAAAGATATTCCATCCATTGTTCGCCAGATTAATAAAATAAAGCACGGTAATCTTAGTGTTGAAATGGGTATAAAGCGGAAAGATGAAGTCGGTGAAATTGCACGAGCTGTCGAACAAATGGCGCTACAAATTAAAAACCAAGTGGATGAATTGGATTACCAAGCTAGCCATGATTCACTCACGAGTTTAGCCAATCGTAATTCAATCGAAAAAGTACTCCAACAATGGATTGATGAAGTAAATGTTGATGAAGAAATGATAGTAGTCACATTTCTCGATTTGGACCAGTTTAAACATGTGAATGATTCAAAGGGGCATGCATACGGAGATGAGTTGCTGATTGAAGTAGGGAAACGAATAGATGAAATGTTACCGAAGAATAGTTTTTTTGGACGATTCGGAGGAGATGAATTTGTGTTGATCATGCGGACTAAAAAAGATGCAGTAGAGTATACCTATTCATCTTTACAGGACATCCATGAATCATTCTCGAATCCGTTCCCATTATTTGGACAAAATATCTATATCACAGCTTCTATGGGCATCTCTCTGTATCCCGCTGATGCAGAAACGATAGGGGAATTACTAATAGCTGCCGATACGGCTCTCTATTACGCAAAAGAACAAGGTCGGAACTGTATCTACTTCTTTAACAACGACATGAAAGAACAAATTGAAAAGGAACTCAGATTAAAAGATGGTTTGAGGCAGGCATTGTTGAACGAAGAGTTTTTCCTTCATTATCAGCCACAGTTGGATATTAACAGTGGGAAGATGATGGGAGTCGAAGCACTTATTCGATGGAAGCATCCAGAATTAGGAATGGTTTCACCAGCGGAGTTCATTCCCTTAGCAGAAAGCACAGGTCAAATTATTGCCATTGGAGATTGGGTGCTAGATGCTAGTTTGCAGATGATCAAACGAGTCACGGAGAAGGAAGTCGACATCCAGCATGTGGCGGTGAATGTAAGCTCCCTTCAATTGCGCGAAGCTAATTTTGTCGATAAAGTTCAAAAGAAGCTGGCTTATTACAATGTGGAGCCATCATTACTTGAACTTGAAATAACGGAATCTGTTATTATCGATCACCAAGAAGAAACTATCCAAAAGTTAATAGAGCTAAAGAAGTTGGGTATCCAAATTGCATTGGATGATTTCGGTACAGGCTATTCTTCCTTAAATTACTTGCGTCTAATGCCTATTGACCGCGTCAAAGTAGATCGTTCCTTCATCCATCGGGTTGAAGAAGATGCCATCGTGCAGGCTATATTGAAAACAATTATTACATTAGGGCATAGTCTGGCATTCCAGATTGTTGCGGAAGGTGTGGAAGAAGAGGCGCAGCTACAGATTCTATCTGATATGAATGTCGATACGATTCAAGGCTATTACTATAGTAGGCCACTAGATGAAGAGAAGTTAGTAGAGTTTTCATAAAAATAATAAAATCACCTGCACTCATTGAAGCTGATGGATGCAGGCGTTTTTTTATGTCGTCAAGTTATCAAAGTACTTTATATACACTACTTTCTAGCAAAAATATTTGTTTGATAATTTAGCACGTCTGTTGATTAACCAAAAAATAACATGATCCAATACTGGGCGCTTTATGTTCAATCGCATTTGGTTTTGCTTTGGATTGAACGACTTCTATACAATAACCGTGCTGTTTTGATGTCTAGGGATGCGACTTCGCCGCATCCCTAGACATTTTTTCGGTAATTGTATGGTGGTCGTTCATCCGTCGCTCACCAAAAACGCTTGTACATGGAGTGCTAATGCTTTTGGAGATGAGGGAATAGAGAGCTTCTTAACTGGAGAGGGCCGCCAAAGATACAATTTTGGCGGCTTGAGCTTTTGCCAAGAGCTTTT comes from Sporosarcina sp. FSL K6-3457 and encodes:
- a CDS encoding bifunctional diguanylate cyclase/phosphodiesterase; the protein is MKIGISGKVVTAMLIVVLSTMLTIAFYSHSMTKDILIDQVERELAIKNDNVKNAVSSVFEQKGEAVRQLSSIPVIESFMKANEKRENVRSNKDYEWIQKALVSAKEKNEDLQMIWLAHTKNSYFIANHDYVSGPTYSIKERLWYQQASEMEGLSYSPLYLDYLTKELTISISHPVTIENERMGYLGVYIHLDALADLLEPFETDGQKLILVSNQGDILYDPEKMWSSFQEAQLEEKGLLQLEKDKTTYYASVRQLDELGWKIGVYVPEDVILKPLASYEKLIVMAWTITIIILLATLSFVLHYLLKDIPSIVRQINKIKHGNLSVEMGIKRKDEVGEIARAVEQMALQIKNQVDELDYQASHDSLTSLANRNSIEKVLQQWIDEVNVDEEMIVVTFLDLDQFKHVNDSKGHAYGDELLIEVGKRIDEMLPKNSFFGRFGGDEFVLIMRTKKDAVEYTYSSLQDIHESFSNPFPLFGQNIYITASMGISLYPADAETIGELLIAADTALYYAKEQGRNCIYFFNNDMKEQIEKELRLKDGLRQALLNEEFFLHYQPQLDINSGKMMGVEALIRWKHPELGMVSPAEFIPLAESTGQIIAIGDWVLDASLQMIKRVTEKEVDIQHVAVNVSSLQLREANFVDKVQKKLAYYNVEPSLLELEITESVIIDHQEETIQKLIELKKLGIQIALDDFGTGYSSLNYLRLMPIDRVKVDRSFIHRVEEDAIVQAILKTIITLGHSLAFQIVAEGVEEEAQLQILSDMNVDTIQGYYYSRPLDEEKLVEFS
- a CDS encoding DUF4183 domain-containing protein codes for the protein MALSLINIHVNVSGSSTRFFNVLAAPLVVADATTVAASTFLDDSGTAATAFPVVTNGYYNLYINGVLQEGDSYTISATELTFNTVTGDLSAGTPLVVEAVELVTVT